One genomic window of Fusarium keratoplasticum isolate Fu6.1 chromosome 3, whole genome shotgun sequence includes the following:
- a CDS encoding PALP domain-containing protein — protein sequence MTIDRRQPWVTTPLIKSPHLSKTAGCRVLLKLDNLQPSGSFKSRGIGNYLLHRIRESEEVGRRPHFYASSGGNAGIACVVAARSLGYEASVVVPTTTSPALIARLHAEGASEVIQHGLSVMDADKYLKSVVLASDPEAVYVPPFDHPDIWEGNSTVMHEIAAQMNGEKPDAVVCSVGGGGLMNGICQSLDSLGWTDDVTVLALETEGADSLSRSLQAKRVITMDKITSAARSLGVATVSKKTFEYAQRPQVINAVLPDGEAAKGCLTLARHERLMVELTAGIAIRLCEDQLLEKLMGRELSPDATVVLCVCGGNDISVEMLMKWQEQYGA from the exons ATGACCATCGACCGTCGCCAGCCCTGGGTCACCACCCCCCTCATCAAGTCTCCTCACCTCTCCAAGACTGCGGGATG TAGAGTACTCCTTAAGCTCGACAACCTGCAGCCCTCGGGCTCTTTCAAGTCCAGAGGTATTGGCAACTACCTCCTCCACCGTATCCGCGAGAGTGAAGAAGTTGGCAGACGCCCGCACTTCTATGCCTCTTCCGGTGGCAATGCGGGCATCGCCTGTGTTGTTGCTGCCCGATCCCTCGGTTACGAAGCCTCGGTCGTCGTCCCAACTACAACCAGCCCTGCGTTGATCGCGAGACTACACGCTGAGGGTGCTAGCGAGGTTATCCAGCATGGCCTTAGTGTCATGGATGCCGACAAGTACCTCAAGTCGGTTGTCCTCGCCTCAGACCCAGAGGCTGTCTACGTGCCCCCCTTTGACCACCCTGATATCTGGGAGGGAAACTCTACAGTCATGCACGAAATTGCAGCACAGATGAATGGCGAGAAGCCTGATGCTGTCGTCTGTAGtgtcggcggcggtggttTGATGAATGGAATCTGCCAGTCCCTCGATAGCTTGGGCTGGACTGACGATGTCaccgtcctcgcccttgagACCGAGGGTGCAGACTCACTTTCTCGATCACTCCAAGCCAAAAGGGTCATCACCATGGACAAGATCACATCGGCGGCTAGAAGCCTCGGCGTCGCAACTGTCTCGAAGAAGACGTTTGAGTATGCCCAGAGACCGCAGGTGATCAATGCTGTCCTACCTGATGGCGAAGCAGCCAAGGGTTGTCTGACCCTGGCCCGTCATGAGCGGTTGATGGTCGAGTTGACAGCCGGAATCGCCATCAGGCTGTGTGAAGACCAgctgctggagaagctgatgGGCCGGGAGCTGAGCCCAGATGCAACTGTTGTGCTCTGCGTTTGTGGAGGTAATGATATTTCTGTCGAGATGCTCATGAAGTGGCAGGAGCAGTATGGTGCTTGA
- a CDS encoding Glycine cleavage system P protein produces the protein MMSASRLGQRLCRQSRRVNVNTLQPRLTQSLRLTGSRPFSLSVPLAQASPRRFVDSQTSTQLAEHELFSRRHIGSESAEQQEMLKVLDPPVSSMEEFLEQTIPPQVRRKQKGLNLVEQWEESGAETSVPPNGRSEAFIQKQMRKLGNNNTVYESFIGAGYYGTQVPAVIQRNVLENPAWYTSYTPYQAEISQGRLQSLLNFQTLITDLTGLDIANASVLDEATAAAEAMTMSMANAPRAKGKKTFVVSETCHPQTLAVLQSRAEGFGIDLVIGDVLADNSKLVREAEGTLIGALVQYPDTNGGVHDYQQLADIVHEKKALLSAATDLLALTILKSPGEFGADIAIGNSQRLGVPLGYGGPHAAFFATSEKYKRKIPGRLVGVSKDRLGKPALRLALQTREQHIRREKATSNICTAQALLANMSAFYAIYHGPKGLKTIAQDIWGKTRLAQSLILEKGEFKLHTDGLREDGSVLFDTVTLQASPETIAKVHEKASLQSINLRRVAEDKVGFSLHEGVTLESLGNLVKCFGVSEAEFKAALESDSAKFLNDEIPAALQRKSSYLEQPVFNQYHTETELLRYIYLLQSKDVSLVHSMIPLGSCTMKLNATTEMLPISDPGISNMHPFAPVEQASGYQALISSLSKNLSEITGMDATTLQPNSGAQGEFAGLRVIKRYHEAKEGGEKRTVCLIPVSAHGTNPASAAMAGMKVVPIKCDGKTGNLDIEDLKAKCAKHADDLAAIMITYPSTFGVFEPEVKQVCDLVHQHGGLVYMDGANMNAQIGLCSPGDIGADVCHLNLHKTFCIPHGGGGPGVGPIAVKKHLAPYLPGHPEIDPQRGDAARAETAVAPISAAPWGSASILPISHTYILMMGGDGLTKQTGTALLNANYIMSRLLPHYKVVYTNANGRCAHEFILDVRPFKETAGVEVADIAKRLADYGFHSPTMSFPVSGTLMIEPTESESRAELDRFCDSLIQIRKEIADIESGKIPRENNLLKNAPHPQEDLVSSEWDRPYSREDAAYPLPWLREKKMWPSVARVDDAYGDTNLFCTCPPVEGSEDL, from the coding sequence ATGATGTCGGCTTCTCGTCTCGGACAGCGGCTCTGCCGTCAGTCTCGCCGTGTCAACGTCAACACCCTCCAGCCACGTCTTACTCAGTCCCTCCGTCTGACGGGCAGCAGGCCATTCTCACTGTCTGTGCCCCTCGCCCAGGCCTCTCCCCGTCGCTTCGTCGACTCCCAGACCAGCACCCAGCTTGCCGAGCATGAGCTCTTCTCGCGGAGGCACATTGGCAGCGAGTCGGCTGAGCAGCaggagatgctcaaggtcctcgacCCGCCCGTGAGCTCCATGGAGGAGTTCCTCGAGCAGACCATCCCCCCTCAGGTCCGGAGGAAGCAAAAGGGCCTCAACCTCGTTGAGCAGTGGGAGGAGTCTGGCGCTGAGACTTCTGTGCCACCCAATGGCCGCTCCGAGGCCTTTATCCAGAAGCAGATGCGCAAGCtgggcaacaacaacaccgtTTATGAGTCTTTCATCGGTGCTGGATACTATGGTACCCAGGTCCCTGCTGTTATCCAGCGCAATGTTCTGGAGAACCCTGCCTGGTACACCAGCTACACGCCCTACCAGGCTGAGATCAGCCAGGGTCGTCTGCAGTCCCTGCTCAACTTCCAGACCCTTATCACCGACCTTACTGGCCTTGACATCGCCAATGCCTCCGTTCTTGATGAGgctaccgccgccgccgaggccatgacCATGTCCATGGCCAACGCTCCTCGCGCcaagggaaagaagacctTTGTTGTCTCTGAGACTTGCCACCCTCAGACCCTCGCCGTCCTTCAGTCGCGAGCTGAGGGTTTCGGAATTGACCTCGTCATTGGTGACGTGCTTGCCGACAACAGCAAGCTCGTCAGGGAGGCTGAGGGCACCCTTATCGGCGCTCTCGTCCAGTACCCCGACACCAACGGTGGTGTCCACGACTACCAGCAGCTCGCCGACATTGTccacgagaagaaggcacTCCTCAGCGCCGCCACCGACCTGCTCGCCCTGACCATCCTCAAGTCCCCGGGTGAGTTTGGTGCCGACATCGCCATTGGCAACTCCCAGCGTCTTGGTGTTCCTCTGGGCTACGGTGGTCCTCAtgccgccttcttcgccaCCTCGGAGAAGTACAAGCGCAAGATTCCCGGCCGTCTTGTTGGTGTTTCCAAGGACCGACTTGGCAAGCCTGCCCTCCGTCTCGCTCTCCAGACCCGTGAGCAGCACATTCGCCGAGAAAAGGCCACCAGCAACATCTGCACTGCTCAGGCTCTTCTGGCCAACATGTCTGCCTTTTACGCCATCTACCACGGACCCAAGGGTCTCAAGACCATTGCCCAGGACATCTGGGGCAAGACCCGTCTGGCTCAgagcctcatccttgagaaGGGCGAGTTCAAGCTCCACACTGATGGTCTCCGTGAGGATGGCTCCGTCCTGTTCGACACTGTTACCCTCCAGGCTTCCCCCGAGACCATCGCCAAGGTCCACGAGAAGGCTTCCCTCCAGAGCATCAACCTCCGCCGTGTTGCTGAGGACAAGGTCGGCTTCTCCCTGCACGAGGGCGTGACCCTGGAGagccttggcaaccttgTCAAGTGCTTCGGTGTCTCTGaggccgagttcaaggccGCTCTCGAGTCTGATTCCGCCAAGTTCCTCAACGACGAGATCCCCGCTGCCCTCCAGCGAAAGTCCTCTTACCTTGAGCAGCCCGTCTTCAACCAGTACCACACTGAGACGGAGCTTCTGCGATACATCTACCTCCTCCAGTCCAAGGATGTCTCTCTGGTGCACTCCATGATTCCTCTGGGTTCCTGCACCATGAAGCTCAACGCCACCACCGAGATGCTTCCCATCTCTGACCccggcatctccaacatgCACCCCTTCGCTCCTGTCGAGCAGGCTTCTGGCTACCAGGCCCTTATCAGCTCGCTCAGCAAGAACCTGTCTGAGATTACTGGCATGGACGCCACCACTCTCCAGCCCAACTCCGGTGCCCAGGGTGAGTTTGCTGGTCTTCGAGTCATCAAGCGATAccacgaggccaaggagggcgGTGAGAAGCGAACCGTCTGCCTCATCCCCGTCTCCGCTCACGGTACCAACCCTGCCAGTGCTGCCATGGCCGGCATGAAGGTTGTCCCCATCAAGTGCGACGGCAAGACTGGTAATCTGGACatcgaggatctcaaggccaagtgcGCCAAGCACGCTGACGATCtggccgccatcatgatcacCTACCCCAGCACctttggtgtctttgagCCCGAGGTGAAGCAGGTCTGCGACCTTGTTCACCAGCACGGTGGTCTCGTCTACATGGACGGTGCCAACATGAACGCCCAGATCGGTCTCTGCAGCCCTGGTGATATTGGTGCTGATGTCTGCCATCTGAACCTCCACAAGACCTTCTGTATCCCCCACGGAGGTGGTGGCCCTGGTGTTGGTCCCATCGCTGTCAAGAAGCACCTTGCCCCCTATCTCCCTGGCCACCCTGAGATCGATCCTCAGCGAGGTGACGCCGCCCGAGCTGAGACTGCTGTTGCTCCTATCAGCGCTGCTCCCTGGGGTAGCGCCTCTATCCTGCCCATCAGCCACACCTACATCCTCATGATGGGTGGCGACGGCCTCACCAAGCAGACCGGCACTGCTCTCCTCAACGCCAACTACATCATGTCTCGTCTCCTGCCTCACTACAAGGTTGTCtacaccaacgccaacggACGATGCGCTCACGAGTTCATCCTCGATGTCCGTCCCTTCAAGGAGACTGCCGGTGTTGAGGTTGCCGATATCGCCAAGCGTCTGGCCGACTACGGCTTCCACTCTCCCACCATGAGCTTCCCCGTTTCTGGCACTCTCATGATTGAGCCTACCGAGTCCGAGTCTCGCGCTGAGCTCGACCGCTTCTGCGACTCTCTCATCCAGATCCGCAAGGAGATTGCCGACATTGAGTCTGGCAAGATTCCCAGGGAGaacaacctcctcaagaacgcGCCTCACCCCCAGGAGGATCTCGTCTCCTCCGAGTGGGACCGACCTTATAGCCGTGAGGACGCAGCCTACCCCCTGCCCTGgctgagggagaagaagatgtggCCCTCTGTGGCCCGCGTGGATGATGCTTACGGTGACACCAACCTGTTCTGCACATGCCCGCCCGTTGAGGGAAGCGAGGACCTgtaa
- a CDS encoding Glycine cleavage system H protein, protein MSGFIARQAWATASRVRSSALRAPQTAFACKAASIAPRRCFSVSLNLLKRRYTESHEWIDLADDGKTCTIGISNYAAEALGDVVYVELPATGDETTEGESFGTVESVKSASDIVAPVSGSVVEVNEPLNDSPADLGKDPEGEGWLIKVEAEDVSALEGLMDEAAYAEHTKDH, encoded by the exons ATGTCGGGATTCATCGCTAGACAAGCTTGGGCTACCGCCTCTCGAGTGAGGTCTTCTGCTCTTCGAGCTCCTCAGACTGCCTTTGCTTGCAAGGCCGCCAGCATTGCTCCTCGACGATGCTTTTCAGTCTCTCTCAACC TCCTCAAGAGGCGATACACTGAGAGCCACGAGTGGATTGACCTGGCCGATGACGGCAAGACCT GCACAATTGGCATCTCCAACTACGCCGCTGAAGCTCTCGGCGACGTCGTCTACGTTGAGCTCCCCGCCACAGGCGACGAGACGACCGAGGGCGAGTCCTTCGGCACCGTCGAGTCTGTCAAGTCTGCGTCCGACATTGTGGCCCCCGTTTCTGGCTCTGTCGTCGAGGTCAACGAGCCTCTGAACGACTCCCCCGCGGACCTTGGAAAGGACCCCGAGGGTGAGGGATGGCtcatcaaggttgaggctgaggacGTTTCCGCGCTGGAGGGATTGATGGATGAGGCTGCTTACGCTGAGCACACCAAGGATCATTAA
- a CDS encoding Serine hydroxymethyltransferase, protein MINMRALRQTGQCLRGKSSLASRVSTRTFASQTDLLGATLQNGDPEIHAILKREETRQNHFINLIPSENFTSRSVLDALGSVMQNKYSEGYPGARYYGGNEHIDEAERLCQKRALEAFRLDPEQWGVNVQPLSGSPANLYAYSALLNTHERIMGLDLPHGGHLSHGYQLPHKKISMVSKYFETFPYRLNEETGLIDYDKLRDNAILYRPKIIIAGTSAYSRLIDYERMRAIADEVGAYLLSDMAHISGLVAAGVIPSPFDKSDVVTTTTHKSLRGPRGAMIFFRKGVRSTDKKGNKILYDLEGPINASVFPGHQGGPHNHTITALAVALRQAKSPEFAEYQKTVLANAQALSGQLSSLGYKLVSGGTDNHLVLVDLKSKGVDGARVERVLELVGVASNKNTVPGDRSALKPGGLRLGTPAMTTRGFTAEDFKRVADIVDRGVKIAIAVDKDARAAAEAKGAKNRKTVKAFLEYLGDGSSVKEIGELRKEVEEWVGGFPQPWLQS, encoded by the exons ATGATCAACATGAGGGCTCTTCGACAGACCGGCCAATGCCTTCGAGGCAAGTCTTCTCTGGCCAGCCGTGTTTCTACGAGAACTTTTGCTTCTCAAACAGAT CTCCTGGGTGCTACTCTTCAGAATGGCGACCCTGAGATCCACGCCATCTTGAAGCGC GAAGAGACGCGCCAGAACcacttcatcaacctcatccctTCGGAAAACTTCACCTCGCGATCCGTCCTCGACGCTCTTGGCAGTGTCATGCAGAACAAGTACTCGGAGGGATACCCCGGTGCTAGATACTACGGCGGCAACGAAcacatcgacgaggccgaaCGTCTGTGCCAGAAGAGAGCCCTCGAGGCTTTCCGTCTCGATCCTGAGCAGTGGGGTGTCAATGTTCAGC CTCTTTCTGGCTCTCCTGCCAACCTCTACGCTTACTCTGCCCTCCTCAACACTCATGAGCGCATCATGGGTCTCGACCTTCCTCATGGCGGCCATCTCTCCCACGGTTACCAGCTGCCTCACAAGAAGATCTCGATGGTGTCCAAGTACTTCGAGACCTTCCCCTACCGCCTGAACGAGGAGACTGGCTTGATCGATTATGACAAGCTCCGCGACAACGCTATCCTCTACCGAcccaagatcatcatcgccggaACCTCTGCCTACTCTCGCCTTATCGACTACGAGCGCATGCGTGCCATTGCCGATGAGGTTGGCGCATATCTTTTGTCTGATATGGCTCACATCTCTGGCCTTGTCGCTGCTGGTGTGATTCCCTCGCCTTTCGACAAGTCAGATGTTGTGACGACTACTACCCATAAGTCCCttcgaggtcctcgaggtgccatgatcttcttccGCAAGGGTGTGCGAAGCACCGATAAGAAGGGCAACAAGATCCTGTACGACCTTGAGGGTCCTATCAACGCCTCCGTCTTCCCCGGCCACCAGGGCGGTCCTCACAACCACACCATCACTGCCCTCGCTGTCGCCCTCCGCCAGGCCAAGAGCCCTGAGTTTGCCGAGTACCAGAAGACAGTGCTCGCAAACGCGCAAGCTCTCTCTGGTCAGCTGTCTAGCTTGGGCTACAAGCTTGTCTCTGGCGGCACCGACAACCACCTGGTGCTCGTCGAcctcaagtccaagggcgTCGACGGCGCCCGTGTCGAGCGTgttctcgagctcgtcggCGTCGCGAGCAACAAGAACACAGTCCCCGGTGACCGATCTGCCCTCAAGCCCGGTGGTCTCCGTCTGGGCACACCCGCCATGACGACCCGCGGCTTCACTGCCGAGGACTTCAAGCGCGTGGCCGACATTGTCGACCGGGGCGTCAAGATCGCCATCGCCGTGGACAAGGACGCCCGTGCggctgccgaggccaagggcgCCAAGAACCGCAAGACCGTCAAGGCCTTCCTCGAGTaccttggtgatggatcttcggtcaaggagattggcgaGCTGCggaaggaggttgaggagtgGGTTGGCGGATTCCCCCAGCCTTGGCTTCAGTCGTGA
- a CDS encoding Zn(2)-C6 fungal-type domain-containing protein produces the protein MRPMPIIRSRTGCFTCRRRKKKCDEKKPVCSGCKRNKLECHWPEPTNNNNNNSSSSSSQPRTSKASASVAPDSASAGIHRPVQVTTERRSFSQPLQHRRHQTELESDHEPEPERDPEDQPTIVVSASSHPGLLQNGPGPPDDTSPTSDDAHMIDAEADDEAEDQGQPSPSASTTTSSASSSDSPTTILPASRYDRDVTNALALAVASAGPSDAGFTMNGGIPMPMSMLPQQGHHSYELLSYYLARTANSMGNGSTDVNPFISKLIPLAFSKPLVLQLILAQSAAHRQASAEPLPTDEVAQRYYTDSLRMFRNVVDEYVSGNAENTLVLTVGSLIMCLTEVAKGDIHGTIFDHLTASKSLVSTLLTGGQTEPYGDLPDFLIEYYMHMAATSMISIDPQYNSQSLLSPDIEFRARELVTRKYVGQLCGCWLELLILISQIFHLGQSMLAVVDGQTVPPSPDSIVNFSFLQSQVMGFFPDPSVSPYSRLAGLVWKQAVLLYLWSVLGTPQPQANTSVHKALMDSAVAEAITLLDQFPASERINTSLCWPLAVIGCCTSDPIVQQVLRDRLQTMLDTIGLGNMRQTLVLLEHIWREPLEQVSPWTLCRAMREHQIWISFA, from the exons ATGCGgcccatgcccatcatcCGGAGCAGGACGGGCTGCTTCACTTGCCGTCGTCGCAAGAAGAAGTgcgatgagaagaagcccgtGTGCAGCGGCTGCAAGCGCAACAAGCTCGAGTGTCACTGGCCCGAGCCGACTAacaataacaacaacaactcctcttcatcatcgtcccaGCCGCGGACTAGCAAGGCCAGTGCCTCGGTCGCCCCGGACTCGGCGTCGGCAGGTATCCATCGTCCAGTCCAGGTCACGACTGAGCGCCGTTCCTTCTCGCAGCCTCTCCAGCATCGCCGGCATCAGACCGAGCTTGAATCGGACCATGAGCCGGAGCCCGAGCGGGACCCGGAGGACCAGCCGACGATTGTCGTCTCCGCCTCGTCACATCCCGGCTTGCTCCAGAACGGGCCCGGTCCCCCTGACGACACTTCCCCGACGTCTGATGATGCCCACATGATTGATGCCGAGGCTGatgacgaggctgaggatCAAGGTCAACCTTCACCTTCTGCCTCAACCACCACGTCGTCAGCCAGCTCGTCAGACTCACCAACCACTATACTTCCCGCTTCCAGGTATGATCGAGATGTCACCAACGCTCTCGCCCTGGCCGTCGCATCAGCCGGGCCATCAGATGCAGGCTTCACCATGAACGGCGGCATCCCCATGCCAATGTCGATGCTGCCTCAGCAAGGCCACCATTCCTACGAGCTTCTCAGTTACTACCTAGCACGGACAGCCAACAGCATGGGCAACGGCTCAACAGACGTCAACCCCTTTatctccaagctcatcccGCTGGCCTTCTCCAAACCTCTAGTCTTACAGCTCATCCTCGCTCAGAGTGCTGCTCATCGTCAGGCGTCGGCTGAGCCGCTGCCCACTGATGAGGTCGCTCAGAGATACTACACGGACTCGTTGCGCATGTTTAGGAATGTCGTCGATGAATATGTCTCTGGGAATGCTGAGAATACTCTCGTCTTGACTGTCGGGAGTCTCATCATGTGCTTGACCGAG GTCGCCAAAGGAGACATTCACGGAACCATCTTTGACCATCTTACAGCCTCCAAGTCATTAGTGAGCACGTTACTCACTGGAGGCCAAACTGAACCGTACGGCGACTTGCCGGATTTTCTTATCGAGTACTACATGCACATGGCAGCCACCAGCATGATCTCTATCGATCCTCAATACAACTCGCAATCGCTGCTAAGTCCAGACATCGAGTTTCGAGCCAGAGAGCTCGTCACCCGGAAATATGTCGGCCAACTATGCGGGTGCTGGCTGGAACtactcatcctcatctcccaaATCTTCCATCTCGGACAGAGCATGTTGGCAGTCGTAGATGGACAAACAGTTCCCCCAAGCCCCGACAGTATCGTCAACTTTTCCTTTCTCCAGTCACAGGTCATGGGTTTCTTCCCTGATCCCTCAGTCAGTCCCTACTCGCGACTCGCCGGCCTGGTATGGAAGCAGGCGGTTCTGCTCTACCTTTGGTCGGTGCTGGGCACACCTCAGCCACAAGCCAACACCAGTGTCCACAAGGCTTTGATGGATTCCGCCGTGGCAGAAGCAATCACATTACTCGATCAGTTTCCCGCTAGCGAGAGGATAAACACAAGTCTCTGCTGGCCCCTTGCCGTCATCGGCTGCTGCACGTCAGACCCGATTGTGCAGCAGGTTCTAAGGGACCGATTACAGACCATGCTTGACACTATCGGACTGGGGAACATGAGGCAGACTCTAGTGCTGCTTGAACATATCTGGCGGGAGCCGCTGGAGCAGGTCAGCCCTTGGACCTTGTGTAGGGCGATGCGGGAGCACCAGATCTGGATATCATTTGCGTGA
- a CDS encoding GATase domain-containing protein, whose amino-acid sequence MTRNFRLAVLECDTPFPSVNASRGSYGNIFRDLLLKGLDGLGEKGSDVSLDLSKWDVVTAQEYPNVDDVDGFLLTGSKFTAFHDDPWILKLVDFVSKVYTTTKKPIVGICFGHQIIGRALGANVGLSPGGWEICVDRINLNETGQKLLGVSSLGLHQMHRDAVLDVPKGLVSLGSSPRCEVQGLYEPGRVISFQAHPEFDDFIMSEIMEARYEQKIFDKDMYEEGITRARAAHDGVLVSSKIWEFLL is encoded by the exons ATGACGCGCAACTTTCGACTTGCTGTGTTGGAGTGTGATACTCCCTTTCCTTCTGTCAACGCTTCGCGTGGCTCGTATGGGAACATCTTTCGggaccttcttctcaagggcCTCGACGGTCTGGGTGAGAAGGGAAGCGACGTGAGCCTTGATCTGAGCAAATGGGATGTTGTCACGGCGCAGGAGTATCCCAACGTCGATGATgtggatggcttcttgttgaCTGGAAGCA AGTTCACTGCTTTCCACGATGACCCTTGGATCTTAAAGTTGGTCGACTTTGTCAGCAAGGTGTACACAACCACCAAGAAGCCTATTGTTGGTATCTGCTTTGGTCATCAGATTATCGGTCGGGCGCTGGGCGCAAACGTTGGACTAAGCCCCGGAGGATGGGAGATTTGCGTTGACAGGATCAACCTCAACGAGACCGGACAGAAGCTGCTGGGCGTTTCATCACTC GGCCTGCATCAAATGCACCGAGACGCCGTCCTGGACGTCCCCAAGGGCCTCGTCAGCCTAGGCAGCAGCCCTCGATGTGAGGTCCAAGGCCTCTACGAGCCAGGCCGCGTCATTTCCTTCCAGGCACACCCCGAGTTTGACGACTTTATCATGTCGGAGATTATGGAGGCGAGGTACGAGCAAAAGATCTTTGACAAGGACATGTACGAGGAGGGCATCACGAGAGCGCGGGCGGCGCACGATGGAGTGCTTGTGTCTTCCAAGATTTGGGAGTTTTTGCTGTGA